The Triplophysa rosa linkage group LG15, Trosa_1v2, whole genome shotgun sequence genome has a segment encoding these proteins:
- the ppp2r5ea gene encoding protein phosphatase 2, regulatory subunit B', epsilon isoform X2 — protein MLAFMLQLAMSSAATTPPSVDKVDGFSRKSVRKARQKRAQSSSQFRSQDKPIELVQLPLLKDVSAQEQPELFLKKVQQCCTLFDFMDTLSDLKMKEYKRSTLNELVDYVTVSRGYLTEQTYPEVVKMVSYNIFRTLPPSDSNEFDPEEDEPTLEASWPHLQLVYEFFIRFLESQEFQPSIAKKYIDQKFVLQLLELFDSEDPRERDCLKTVLHRIYGKFLGLRAFIRKQINNIFLCFVYETEHFNGVAELLEILGSIINGFALPLKAEHKQFLVKVLLPLHTVRSLSLFHAQLAYCIVQFLEKDPTLTEPVIRGLLKFWPKTCSQKEVMFLGELEEILDVIEPTQFVKIQEPLFKLIARCVSSPHFQVAERALYYWNNEYIMSLIEENSSVILPIMFASLYRISKEHWNPAISALIYNVLKAFMEMNSALFDELAASYKSDRQRERKKDKEREDLWRKLEELELRRGIQNSDGVIPTY, from the exons atgttagcctttatgctccaatt GGCTATGTCTTCAGCAGCCACCACACCCCCGTCGGTGGACAAAGTGGACGGCTTCTCCAGGAAGTCTGTCAGGAAAGCCAGGCAGAAGCGAGCGCAGAGCTCGTCTCAGTTCAGATCTCAGGACAAGCCCATCGAGCTGGTGCAGCTGCCACTGCTCAAAG ATGTTTCGGCTCAGGAGCAACCAGAGTTGTTCCTCAAGAAAGTGCAGCAGTGCTGTACTCTGTTTGACTTCATGGACACGCTGTCTGATCTGAAAATGAAAGAGTATAAACGTTCAACTCTTAATGAGCTGGTGGACTATGTTACTGTTAGCCGGGGCTACCTGACTGAACAGACTTACCCTGAGGTTGTCAAAATG GTGTCCTACAATATTTTTCGGACACTTCCACCTAGTGACAGTAATGAGTTTGACCCAGAGGAGGATGAGCCCACGCTGGAGGCCTCGTGGCCACATTTACAG CTTGTCTACGAGTTCTTCATTCGCTTCTTGGAGAGTCAGGAATTTCAGCCCAGCATTGCCAAAAAATACATTGACCAGAAATTCGTATTACAG CTGTTGGAGTTGTTTGATAGCGAGGACCCTCGAGAGAGGGACTGCCTGAAGACTGTCCTGCACAGAATCTACGGCAAGTTCCTCGGCCTCCGAGCCTTCATCCGCAAACAGATCAACAACATCTTTCTTTG TTTTGTTTACGAGACGGAGCACTTCAATGGAGTAGCTGAACTGCTGGAGATTTTGGGAAG CATCATCAATGGTTTCGCTCTCCCGCTCAAAGccgaacacaaacagttcttggtgaAAGTGTTGCTGCCTCTCCACACAGTGAGGAGCTTGTCTCTTTTTCATGcccag CTGGCGTATTGTATTGTACAGTTCTTAGAGAAAGATCCCACGTTAACAGAGCCT gTCATCAGAGGTTTGTTGAAGTTCTGGCCAAAAACCTGCAGTCAAAAAGAG GTCATGTTTCTTGGGGAGCTGGAGGAGATTCTAGATGTGATCGAGCCCACTCAGTTTGTTAAGATCCAGGAGCCGCTCTTCAAACTGATTGCTAGATGCGTGTCCAGCCCTCATTTTCAG GTGGCAGAGCGAGCTCTGTACTACTGGAACAATGAGTACATCATGAGTCTGATTGAGGAGAACTCCAGCGTCATCCTGCCCATCATGTTCGCCAGCCTGTACAGGATCTCCAAAGAGCACTGGAACCC GGCAATATCAGCTTTGATCTACAACGTGCTCAAAGCATTCATGGAGATGAACAGCGCTTTGTTTGATGAGCTTGCAGCCAGTTATAAATCCGACAGGCAAAG GGAACGAAAGAAGGATAAGGAACGAGAGGATCTTTGGAGGAAGCTGGAGGAGCTGGAGCTCAGACGAGGCATCCAGAACAGCGATGGCGTCATTCCCACCTACTAA
- the ppp2r5ea gene encoding protein phosphatase 2, regulatory subunit B', epsilon isoform X3, with protein sequence MSSAATTPPSVDKVDGFSRKSVRKARQKRAQSSSQFRSQDKPIELVQLPLLKDVSAQEQPELFLKKVQQCCTLFDFMDTLSDLKMKEYKRSTLNELVDYVTVSRGYLTEQTYPEVVKMVSYNIFRTLPPSDSNEFDPEEDEPTLEASWPHLQLVYEFFIRFLESQEFQPSIAKKYIDQKFVLQLLELFDSEDPRERDCLKTVLHRIYGKFLGLRAFIRKQINNIFLCFVYETEHFNGVAELLEILGSIINGFALPLKAEHKQFLVKVLLPLHTVRSLSLFHAQLAYCIVQFLEKDPTLTEPVIRGLLKFWPKTCSQKEVMFLGELEEILDVIEPTQFVKIQEPLFKLIARCVSSPHFQVAERALYYWNNEYIMSLIEENSSVILPIMFASLYRISKEHWNPAISALIYNVLKAFMEMNSALFDELAASYKSDRQRERKKDKEREDLWRKLEELELRRGIQNSDGVIPTY encoded by the exons ATGTCTTCAGCAGCCACCACACCCCCGTCGGTGGACAAAGTGGACGGCTTCTCCAGGAAGTCTGTCAGGAAAGCCAGGCAGAAGCGAGCGCAGAGCTCGTCTCAGTTCAGATCTCAGGACAAGCCCATCGAGCTGGTGCAGCTGCCACTGCTCAAAG ATGTTTCGGCTCAGGAGCAACCAGAGTTGTTCCTCAAGAAAGTGCAGCAGTGCTGTACTCTGTTTGACTTCATGGACACGCTGTCTGATCTGAAAATGAAAGAGTATAAACGTTCAACTCTTAATGAGCTGGTGGACTATGTTACTGTTAGCCGGGGCTACCTGACTGAACAGACTTACCCTGAGGTTGTCAAAATG GTGTCCTACAATATTTTTCGGACACTTCCACCTAGTGACAGTAATGAGTTTGACCCAGAGGAGGATGAGCCCACGCTGGAGGCCTCGTGGCCACATTTACAG CTTGTCTACGAGTTCTTCATTCGCTTCTTGGAGAGTCAGGAATTTCAGCCCAGCATTGCCAAAAAATACATTGACCAGAAATTCGTATTACAG CTGTTGGAGTTGTTTGATAGCGAGGACCCTCGAGAGAGGGACTGCCTGAAGACTGTCCTGCACAGAATCTACGGCAAGTTCCTCGGCCTCCGAGCCTTCATCCGCAAACAGATCAACAACATCTTTCTTTG TTTTGTTTACGAGACGGAGCACTTCAATGGAGTAGCTGAACTGCTGGAGATTTTGGGAAG CATCATCAATGGTTTCGCTCTCCCGCTCAAAGccgaacacaaacagttcttggtgaAAGTGTTGCTGCCTCTCCACACAGTGAGGAGCTTGTCTCTTTTTCATGcccag CTGGCGTATTGTATTGTACAGTTCTTAGAGAAAGATCCCACGTTAACAGAGCCT gTCATCAGAGGTTTGTTGAAGTTCTGGCCAAAAACCTGCAGTCAAAAAGAG GTCATGTTTCTTGGGGAGCTGGAGGAGATTCTAGATGTGATCGAGCCCACTCAGTTTGTTAAGATCCAGGAGCCGCTCTTCAAACTGATTGCTAGATGCGTGTCCAGCCCTCATTTTCAG GTGGCAGAGCGAGCTCTGTACTACTGGAACAATGAGTACATCATGAGTCTGATTGAGGAGAACTCCAGCGTCATCCTGCCCATCATGTTCGCCAGCCTGTACAGGATCTCCAAAGAGCACTGGAACCC GGCAATATCAGCTTTGATCTACAACGTGCTCAAAGCATTCATGGAGATGAACAGCGCTTTGTTTGATGAGCTTGCAGCCAGTTATAAATCCGACAGGCAAAG GGAACGAAAGAAGGATAAGGAACGAGAGGATCTTTGGAGGAAGCTGGAGGAGCTGGAGCTCAGACGAGGCATCCAGAACAGCGATGGCGTCATTCCCACCTACTAA
- the ppp2r5ea gene encoding protein phosphatase 2, regulatory subunit B', epsilon isoform X1: MFISMKDPKAMSSAATTPPSVDKVDGFSRKSVRKARQKRAQSSSQFRSQDKPIELVQLPLLKDVSAQEQPELFLKKVQQCCTLFDFMDTLSDLKMKEYKRSTLNELVDYVTVSRGYLTEQTYPEVVKMVSYNIFRTLPPSDSNEFDPEEDEPTLEASWPHLQLVYEFFIRFLESQEFQPSIAKKYIDQKFVLQLLELFDSEDPRERDCLKTVLHRIYGKFLGLRAFIRKQINNIFLCFVYETEHFNGVAELLEILGSIINGFALPLKAEHKQFLVKVLLPLHTVRSLSLFHAQLAYCIVQFLEKDPTLTEPVIRGLLKFWPKTCSQKEVMFLGELEEILDVIEPTQFVKIQEPLFKLIARCVSSPHFQVAERALYYWNNEYIMSLIEENSSVILPIMFASLYRISKEHWNPAISALIYNVLKAFMEMNSALFDELAASYKSDRQRERKKDKEREDLWRKLEELELRRGIQNSDGVIPTY, from the exons atgttcatcagcatgaaagaccccaa GGCTATGTCTTCAGCAGCCACCACACCCCCGTCGGTGGACAAAGTGGACGGCTTCTCCAGGAAGTCTGTCAGGAAAGCCAGGCAGAAGCGAGCGCAGAGCTCGTCTCAGTTCAGATCTCAGGACAAGCCCATCGAGCTGGTGCAGCTGCCACTGCTCAAAG ATGTTTCGGCTCAGGAGCAACCAGAGTTGTTCCTCAAGAAAGTGCAGCAGTGCTGTACTCTGTTTGACTTCATGGACACGCTGTCTGATCTGAAAATGAAAGAGTATAAACGTTCAACTCTTAATGAGCTGGTGGACTATGTTACTGTTAGCCGGGGCTACCTGACTGAACAGACTTACCCTGAGGTTGTCAAAATG GTGTCCTACAATATTTTTCGGACACTTCCACCTAGTGACAGTAATGAGTTTGACCCAGAGGAGGATGAGCCCACGCTGGAGGCCTCGTGGCCACATTTACAG CTTGTCTACGAGTTCTTCATTCGCTTCTTGGAGAGTCAGGAATTTCAGCCCAGCATTGCCAAAAAATACATTGACCAGAAATTCGTATTACAG CTGTTGGAGTTGTTTGATAGCGAGGACCCTCGAGAGAGGGACTGCCTGAAGACTGTCCTGCACAGAATCTACGGCAAGTTCCTCGGCCTCCGAGCCTTCATCCGCAAACAGATCAACAACATCTTTCTTTG TTTTGTTTACGAGACGGAGCACTTCAATGGAGTAGCTGAACTGCTGGAGATTTTGGGAAG CATCATCAATGGTTTCGCTCTCCCGCTCAAAGccgaacacaaacagttcttggtgaAAGTGTTGCTGCCTCTCCACACAGTGAGGAGCTTGTCTCTTTTTCATGcccag CTGGCGTATTGTATTGTACAGTTCTTAGAGAAAGATCCCACGTTAACAGAGCCT gTCATCAGAGGTTTGTTGAAGTTCTGGCCAAAAACCTGCAGTCAAAAAGAG GTCATGTTTCTTGGGGAGCTGGAGGAGATTCTAGATGTGATCGAGCCCACTCAGTTTGTTAAGATCCAGGAGCCGCTCTTCAAACTGATTGCTAGATGCGTGTCCAGCCCTCATTTTCAG GTGGCAGAGCGAGCTCTGTACTACTGGAACAATGAGTACATCATGAGTCTGATTGAGGAGAACTCCAGCGTCATCCTGCCCATCATGTTCGCCAGCCTGTACAGGATCTCCAAAGAGCACTGGAACCC GGCAATATCAGCTTTGATCTACAACGTGCTCAAAGCATTCATGGAGATGAACAGCGCTTTGTTTGATGAGCTTGCAGCCAGTTATAAATCCGACAGGCAAAG GGAACGAAAGAAGGATAAGGAACGAGAGGATCTTTGGAGGAAGCTGGAGGAGCTGGAGCTCAGACGAGGCATCCAGAACAGCGATGGCGTCATTCCCACCTACTAA
- the sgpp1a gene encoding sphingosine-1-phosphate phosphatase 1: protein MASDAVKRFVCLCRDLQDPCHVAKFQQLCGVRGTFTKKSTESEAKLSVNGAGQCQEDRAAGGDKTPGFPGQRLRKSLNDGNIKQGECSGDLNKDTIATSSRTKDAGSDVASEKGFKETVKPLRRNSLTGDVGQEFIIENKFLFYLFTIGTELGNEMFFIVFFSFLMWNVDPYVSRSLIVVWAWVLFLGQSTKDLVRWTRPASPPVVKVEVFYNTEYSMPSTHAMTGTTMPFSMFMLTYSRWEYPFIFGLSVALSWSLLVCVSRIYMGMHSFLEVITGFLYSILILAVLQPMLYDIDTFYLSHSYAPLVIFLTHVGFSLVAFSLDSWSTSRGDTAQALVTAAGIALASRLNHQLGLQPDPSDEALPLTLPLIDGALLARSIMRLLVGVAVVLAVRATMKIVAIPLACRLFGVPSDDVRKARQHAQVELSYRFLVYGPVAYCCVFLVPLFFGYLGLS from the exons ATGGCAAGCGACGCGGTTAAAAGATTCGTTTGCCTTTGTCGTGATCTCCAAGATCCTTGCCATGTTGCCAAATTTCAGCAGCTTTGTGGCGTACGAGGGACATTTACTAAAAAGTCGACCGAGAGTGAAGCGAAGCTATCTGTCAACGGTGCGGGGCAATGCCAAGAGGACCGCGCTGCTGGTGGGGATAAAACACCGGGATTTCCGGGCCAAAGGCTTAGAAAAAGTTTAAATGACGGGAATATCAAACAGGGAGAATGTTCCGGTGATCTCAACAAAGACACAATAGCAACCTCAAGCAGGACAAAAGATGCAGGTTCCGATGTGGCCAGCGAAAAGGGCTTCAAAGAAACCGTGAAGCCTTTACGCAGAAACTCACTGACTGGTGATGTTGGACAGGAGTTCATCATTGAGAACAAGTTTCTTTTCTATCTGTTCACTATTGGCACCGAGCTGGGCAATGAGATGTTCTTCATCGTCTTCTTCTCGTTTCTGATGTGGAACGTGGATCCGTATGTTAGCCGGTCTCTCATCGTGGTGTGGGCCTGGGTGTTATTCCTCGGCCAGTCCACGAAAGATCTGGTCCGATGGACGCGTCCTGCGTCGCCTCCCGTGGTTAAAGTGGAGGTGTTTTACAACACGGAGTACAGCATGCCATCCACACACGCCATGACTGGAACCACGATGCCCTTTTCTATGTTCATGCTCACGTACAGCCGTTGGGAG TATCCATTCATATTTGGATTAAGTGTAGCTCTGTCCTGGAGTCTCCTTGTGTGCGTCAGCAGAATTTATATGGGCATGCACTCCTTCCTG GAGGTGATCACAGGCTTCCTCTACAGCATTCTCATCCTGGCGGTTTTACAGCCCATGCTATATGACATAGACACCTTCTACCTGTCCCACAGCTATGCCCCTCTGGTCATCTTCCTAACGCACGTCGGATTCAGCCTGGTGGCCTTCTCGCTGGATTCGTGGAGCACCTCCCGCGGTGACACTGCCCAGGCGTTGGTCACCGCCGCCGGAATAGCTTTGGCATCCCGTCTCAACCATCAGCTGGGTCTGCAGCCAGATCCTTCAGATGAAGCCCTGCCGCTCACCTTGCCCCTGATAGACGGGGCTTTGTTGGCTCGCTCGATCATGCGGCTACTGGTGGGAGTGGCCGTGGTTCTGGCTGTTAGGGCCACTATGAAGATCGTGGCGATTCCTTTGGCATGCAGACTCTTTGGTGTGCCCTCGGATGACGTGCGGAAGGCTAGGCAGCATGCACAAGTGGAACTCAGTTATCGATTTTTGGTGTATGGCCCTGTGGCTTACTGCTGTGTTTTTCTGGTGCCCCTTTTCTTCGGCTACCTTGGTTTATCCTAA